From one Cucurbita pepo subsp. pepo cultivar mu-cu-16 chromosome LG17, ASM280686v2, whole genome shotgun sequence genomic stretch:
- the LOC111778939 gene encoding 60S ribosomal protein L44 yields MVNVPKTKKTYCKSKECKKHTLHKVTQYKKGKDSLAAQGKRRYDRKQSGYGGQTKPVFHKKAKTTKKIVLRLQCQGCKHVSQHAIKRCKHFEIGGDKKGKGTSLF; encoded by the exons ATG GTGAACGTTCCCAAGACGAAGAAGACTTACTGCAAGAGCAAGGAATGCAAAAAGCATACCCTGCACAAGGTTACCCAGTACAAAAAGGGTAAGGACAGTCTTGCTGCCCAAGGAAAGCGTCGTTATGATCGTAAACAATCAGGATACGGAGGCCAGACCAAGCCCGTCTTTCACAAGAAG GCAAAAACTACCAAGAAGATTGTGCTGAGGTTGCAATGCCAGGGTTGCAAGCATGTGTCACAGCATGCCATTAAG AGATGCAAGCATTTTGAGATTGGTGGAGACAAGAAGGGAAAGGGAACTTCACTTTTTTAG
- the LOC111778938 gene encoding photosystem II stability/assembly factor HCF136, chloroplastic-like, with translation MATLQQLLRPSCFASSSPRHSFTSLSQPQLQPRTVNSVTPKASIKNSSINRREFVAETAAAVSLSLSPLIAPVKPAKSEENLSQWARLYLPIDPGVVLLDIAFVPDDLNHGFLLGTRQTILETKDGGRTWAPRSIPSAEEEDFNYRFNSISFQGKEGWIVGKPAILLYTSDAGESWERIPLSAQLPGDMVYIKATGEKSAEMVTDEGAIYVTSNKGYNWKAAVQETVSATLNRTVSSGISGASYYTGTFNTVNRSPDGRYVAVSSRGNFYLTWEPGQPFWQPHNRAIARRIQNMGWRADGGLWLLVRGGGLFLSKGTGISEDFEEVPVQSRGFGILDVGYRSKEEAWAAGGSGVLLKTTNGGKTWTRDKAADNIAANLYSVKFINDKKGFVLGNDGVLLQYLG, from the exons ATGGCGACTCTGCAACAACTCCTTAGACCTTCATGCTTCGCTTCCTCTTCTCCTCGCCATTCCTTCACCTCCCTCTCTCAACCTCAACTTCAGCCACGAACTGTTAATTCTGTCACCCCCAAAGCCTCAATTAAGAATTCTTCCATTAATCGCCGGGAGTTCGTCGCTGAAACGGCAGCCGCGGtttctctctcgctctctccGTTGATTGCTCCCGTAAAACCGGCGAAGTCCGAAGAAAATCTGTCGCAGTGGGCGAGACTTTACCTTCCTATAGATCCTGGTGTTGTCCTTCTCGACATTGCTTTTGTGCCCGACGATTTGAACCATG GTTTCCTTTTGGGGACACGGCAAACCATTTTAGAGACAAAAGATGGTGGAAGAACATGGGCTCCACGTTCAATCCCCTcagctgaagaagaagacttTAACTACCGATTTAATTCTATTAGCTTCCAAGGAAAGGAGGGATGGATCGTTGGAAAGCCTGCAATTCTGTTGTACACTTCGGATGCTGGAGAAAGCTGGGAAAGGATACCACTTAGTGCTCAGCTTCCTGGTGATATG GTCTACATTAAAGCAACTGGAGAAAAAAGTGCTGAGATGGTTACTGATGAAGGTGCAATATATGTTACATCAAACAAGGGATATAATTGGAAGGCTGCAGTTCAGGAGACTGTTTCTGCCACTCTTAATAG AACAGTTTCTAGTGGTATAAGTGGTGCAAGCTATTACACTGGAACCTTTAACACAGTCAATCGCTCTCCTGATGGGCGTTATGTAGCTGTTTCAAGTCGTGGTAACTTCTACCTCACTTGGGAGCCTGGCCAG CCATTCTGGCAGCCACATAATAGAGCTATTGCAAGGAGGATTCAAAACATGGGGTGGAGAGCTGATGGTGGTCTTTGGCTTCTTGTTCGTGGAGGAGGACTTTTTCTTAGTAAAGGGACAGGA ATAAGTGAGGATTTTGAAGAAGTTCCAGTTCAAAGCCGAGGATTTGGCATATTAGATGTTGGTTATCGTTCAAAG GAAGAGGCTTGGGCAGCTGGAGGAAGTGGAGTACTTCTGAAAACTACAAATGGTGGCAAGACATGGACCCGTGATAAAGCAGCTGACAATATTGCGGCCAACTTATACTCTGTAAA GTTTATAAACGATAAGAAAGGTTTTGTACTCGGAAATGACGGGGTGTTGCTTCAATATCTTGGTTGA